CGAGGAACAAATGTACCCAACCTCAGACCCAATATTTTGTCAGGAAGAGAGGGAATAACATCAGCTGAGAACTTCACAGTACTAATTTCCTCCTGTGGGTGGGGTCAAAAATATAAAACTTAATTAGAACAGTGTACCatgtagcaggtaattttcgtacaaTAATATATCAATAACGTATTTAATTTTTAAATTTTTAAATATTTGTACAGGTACAGCTCTAAAACATGAGTTATTCTCCAGCAGTGTGAGTCAAAATTCTATTTGCTTTTCATTGAAATGTAAGCCCCAATAAAGGGGCCACAAACAAATTCAGTGCATACTCATTGAGTGTCCCCCTCCACGGAAATCTTTAGTAAAAGGCGAAAGATTTATTCGCTTTGAAGGGAGACCAGAGTGATGTTTTGGACTGCTCAAATATGCACTTTTATAGTCATAGACAAGACAAACTATTTGTGGTAAGCAATGGTATGTTATCTCttcagcatgtactacaaatATTTGTCACGTCGTGTATGCTCAGGGCTTCGACCGGCCGGCATGATTATGGCCAAATTTCATAGTTTTATCCACTACAAGGATTGTCTGACACTTGTAGGCAACAGTGGGCCATGAATGCTTCTGAGACTTTGAAGCAAGCTCTTTCAAATGATACATTAAAATCAAAGGTCATTTTGAGCCTGATTTCGACAAAAAAGCATGGGCTATTGAGATTGGATCATCAGAACTAAAGTTACGACCTATCAAACAataagatgtacatgtatacaaactGACATTTCTGCTCCTGCTCCACACAGTGAAGTAATTGAGTTCCACGCCCTCTGCACTGTCCGGGATGGTGAGGAGGAGGTCTTGGTCCTCAATAGCACCCAGCGAGACAAACCTGTAtgaggtgtgggtgtgtggtgaggtctgtgtgtgagtgtgtgtgtgagtgggtgggtgtgtgtgagtgggtggtgaggtgtgtgtgttcttCACAAACTGTAATACACAGTCAACAAAATTAACAAGGATTCTTACACATCATCGTTAAATGAAGCCATCTGATAGCCATTGTTGTCACGGACACCAACACCGGTTAAGAAAATGGCATCTGTATGAAAAAAGAAATAAATACCACATACCACAATTAAtattgttcataattataatagattAATAAAACACCGATTCTAATTAAGCATACATTCTAATATAATTACCGTTTTGCTTGTTGTTCTCATAGTTGAAGCAAAGAACAGCAAAGGTCACTCTATTGACGAGATAGACACGCCCACTAACGCCCTCGCCCCCCACATTGGGGAGTTCCCCCAGGTAGGAAGCCTTGCAAGGTAGTCTCAGCATGCAGCCGGGGAGGACGGTGATACGCGCTATGACCTCGTTTGTATTACTACACACTCCGATCCAGGCGAGCTTTCTGACGTCACGGTCGCTGGGTAGGCTGAACTCGAGGTCTGACACAGAATAGGGAGAGTTGAAACCACTGTAGtccaggggggggggggggggaaacaGTGTTGAGCATAGATTAAAACgtatgtacattaattatgaCAATATTAAGCAAGCAAAACGTATTTGTGCATAAATTCCAGGTCGATGAtttagctgtatataataatttggtatatacgtagctacatgtacatgtgtgtagttGCCGTGACGATTCTTAGAATAGATTCTAAGTACGGTAAGGTACGACAAGTTGAGGTCAGTTCCAGGAGGGAAGCAATCGACTACCTCATGCCCACAATTATGAGTGGGTGAGTTATATAGGATATAAGTTCTTTAGTTCAGGAAACCATTTGCAGCTGGTTGAAATGAGATAAGTGGACTAGAAAGAAAAACCACAAGCCACAATAGAAGCCTCCCGTATAGAAATGAAGTAAACACACTCTTTGATTGGTTGCTAGGTAATCCACTGTTTTGTTTTGCCACAGTAACAAGATATGGCGTAATTATATCGTAATTAAAACTATATATGGAGAGGTTAATTTGTCAATTGTGCGGTGTGACTCACGTGGTTGTCTCGGTCAGTTGCATGGCAACAGGAGTGTTTACGTCAGTAGTGTAGCCGACACAGAAGTGACCATCTGTGTGGAGGATGAGGGAAACACTTAGCATCAATTGTGTGGAGGATGAGGGAAACACTTAGCATCAATTGTGTGGAGGATGAGGGAAACACTTAGCATCAATTGTATACTACTTAGAAAATGGCGTAAAAATGGCTCCAGATGGCTCCAGATTAAGGTTTCCTACGTACGTGCATTAGACAATTAATTAGATTAATTAGGGATAACCCGCACAAGGGCCAGTTGGTCGTGGGAGCTGACCTCAACAGCTTTAAGGTGATCGAAGTAGTACAAATAGTTACATACTGTATTTGGGGatagtgtataataattatagattgaGCCGGTTGCAGCAGCTGTATCCAATTATGGTGGGACTTATTCGGTATATTATGAGATTATGGGCACGTCTAATTTGTACGTGTGATCATTAATTATGGTCATCAAATTAATCAACTAATATTTCACGCAacctagtgggggggggggggggggtatgctAACAACCACAGCTATTGAACCCTATACTCACCTTTCGTATGCGTATCTGAATTGGCAGTCTCTGTGGATACTGTGAACAAACAGTAGAAGCAACGACATGATCATATGCATCAAGTACATGACCTCAACAAACAACATTAACGTATCATCCACCATTGTTTACAACCATGAATAATCAGGATATCCCCCAAGAAAGTGCAGCTATAGCCAATACTTAAACAGAAGCTAGAGTTAAAGTGCAAAGATCTGTGATCCCATTTCCTCAGCAAAATTTGGCTTCTATTTTTCTTTATTTATATCAGCGCTCTACTCGTACTGGTATTCCTAGTAACAGGAGCTTAAGAAGATGTACACGTCGTAACTAAGGCCGTAACAAAGGCTATATACTCACTCAGATTGATACACATAGTCTCCCATTCTCCGCTCAGAGTCGGTACTTTAGAGCAATACTTGCCAGAGGGTAAAGTAGTCCCTACCCTGTTCAAACGGACTTCCCCATTCCCTCGCGACCGATACACACTGTGACCAGCACTATCCTTCCGACTCGGCACAAGGGTCCCATTCGGATAGTACCACTCCCCCTGAGGGACCCCGAGAGGGTTTTCCCTAGCACGGCAACAAATCAGGCTGTTTGTCGAACATATGAGAGAGCTTGCTGCACCGTCTCTGACTTCTAGCATTTCTATGACGGAGTTGTTGCCGTAGGTGATGTCGTTTAGTTCCAATGATAGCCCTGGGACAGCTGGAGGGGGGGAGAGATTGATTACGTCATTATTAAAGATGAAATAGCATGCTATAGGCAGTATATAGTAGCATGGCCAGCATGATTTTTTTTATTTGATCACATAAACGTCAGCACAGCGAGACTtgtgcacagtgcatggtTGCAATAAAGAGGCAGCCTGCTAACACAgatccaaacacatgctacggagattttggggcccattaacctggctgtattatagagggtggcctgctaacacaggtccaccaaacacatgctatggagatttTAAATAATTTTTGGGAGGGGAGCTGATGAGCATGGCTGCAATATACTGTAGAGGGTGTATATAACGAGACTACATTTTTTACTTACTGTTTTTCCAGACAAAGTTGAAGTCCTTAATGTAGATGGACGACCTGTCCAACAGGTATACCAGACCCGAGATAGAATAGTCGCTTCGTGGGGAGGAGAGTTGTCCCACCCTCACTGGCAAGAAACAGTCACCTGCACGAGAAAAACAAATCAGTTGAACGTTGGAAAAattagcataataataataaatcatAAAATAAATGTTGTGCAAATTAAACACAGTACGTGTAATGAaaggaatataattatagtcatctAGATCTATGTGTGTACGAAAGTCTTTATGCAGTGGATGCAAAAACAATTATGCATAAAATTGGACTTACCAGTATGTGCAAACAAGCACAGTAGAAGAGCAGCAGCAGCTGCAGTGTTTAGTAGAGTCATCTCTTGGCTGTAAGTTTCCAGTCACTGTTAAACAGTAAGTCTGCAGCTGCAGAGAATCGAGTATTTGCAATGAATGCAGTTCTACAATGGACTAGTTTATATAGGCAGGGTATCACTTTGTGTAATGGACCAAACTTGGTAACATTAACCACGCATCCCACACACCAGTCtatattctgcatgcagctgctaatATTACCCCTCTGCACGTACGACCACAGGAAAAGAAACCCTATAACCAAGTTTTAGACCACAGGAAAAAGCCACGCAAGTTATTCGATATGGCTATACAATTGGTTTCCTTACTTGCATGGTATCTGATAAAAAACAAGCAAATACGATCATTTCATCAGACTACTTTCACTAAAGATCATTGCTAAAATTGAAATTTGAGTTGAACTAATTTAGAGTCTTCAAATAAGATCAAAGAAACGTCTGGTATACGAGTGTATAATCATATGACACGTACACTTCAAATAAGATCAAAGAAATGTCTGGTATAGGAGCGTGTAATTATATGACACGTTTACTTGACACGTACACTTCAAAGAATTCACATTTTATTTGGCAGAATAAAAAAATCTGTGCAAACTCAGCCAACCAAGGAAACTAAGCAAACTGAAAATAAACTAGTAGAAAATATTTTTCCAGAGTCAACCCTAAAAATATTCCGAGTTGTCCATTTAGAAAATTATATAACACGTACACTGCAAATAAGATCAAAGAATCGGCTGGTAGGTATAGGAGCGTATAGTTATATGACACGTACACTGTTAACACAATTAGTGTTGTAGACGGGATGTGGTCAGCAGTGtacccaccacccacacacacgcccacacacacactatagggGATCTTCTAATTAACCAACACGTACACGGTAACCATACAGACGCCCTTTTATGGGCATATGAGTACATGGAGGTCATTCGACACTTATAGCTGTCACACATATCCGTTTCTCATTCCATATATGGTCGTTGCCATCCGACCCTGAGAACAGGGCAACCACAGCTGCTTTGATGAGACACGTCGTCATCTCAGAACCATCAGAggatagtgggtgtggctgtggGTGTGGGGAAACCAACAAATTAACCATGATGAAAGTTTCGTGCAAATAAATACAGTGGTGATCTTATACACACAGATCTATAACATCATCCCTTCAGTTCTTTACTGTATGATGGCATTTGGTTCACCTAGTACCTGTATAAAACAACAGCATGCAATAGCTTCTTCCTAGATCCTATCAACGACCTTTCCCCTACTTTCACTACTGACTACTACGCAGGCTCCTTAATATATTTCAATTCTAAGTGaaaggatctttaccaaacCAAACCACATTGCTGCAGCTCTGCTCCGTAGTACAGTGACTGCTGCAATGATGTCTTACAAGCTTGGTTCTGTGCTGCCGCTGGAGGAGGACAGCCTGCACGAGTTCAAGGGACACAGGAACCTTGCTGTGGAGGAGCTGCCTCGCTGGGCTTTCATTCCAGGCACTAATAGGAGGTCCAGGACACCTGTTTCAAGGTCATGCAGTGCTGCAGTATTAAATTAATATTGTATGTATAAACCACTGCAGTACTAGCACATTCTGGTAATGCGTTGCACACTCTGGTAGCTTGCTTAGTTAAGGTCATCACGTCATCAATAGTATAGTATTGGCCATCTTTATAAAAATTGCATGCAATAAGATTCTTTTTATGGTTTaggcattattattattacaaggaTTGCCGTTCTTTCAATCGTGCAAGAGATATATTGTAATTGTATATGAACATCACTTGTTTTGCATTTATATTGTTTTCTTCCATTGCATGCAGAGCTCTGAATGGCTTCCTCAACACTGGCGGAGGTGGCACTGTGTACCTGGGTGTGACTGATGAGGGGGTGGTCAAGGGACTCTACCTCAATCAGGATCAGGTAACCGACCAAGCCACCACCACacaatgtctgcatgtgttgtatgctggagcagaggaggtccaacacgagtacctcgatttaTAGGCTAAAATTGAGTTATTAGTcagtcacatgcaacaatgactttAACTTAGCAGGTGACCAAGACCTAATGGAGGTACACACTCTGATGCTGGAGATATCCCATGCAATAGTCTAttcatgcacagtcagcaGTGTACCATATTCAGTTAATTTACCACTAGTCAATGCAGTTATTAACCAATGTGGTACTTACTTGTCCAGTGTGGCAGCTGGAAATGGCTTCATGTAATTCTGTGGATGTTTTCATGCATACCCTTCCTTGCATGCTGTTTCATGGCTGTATACAGATTGACCACGTGAGAGTGTCACTGGCTGACCTGATGAGCCGCTACTGTCCTCGTGTGTCCAGGTCCAGATACAAGGTGGGTGATCTGCTGGTAGTAGTCTCTTCAGAGCTTATGACTGTTCCCTTATATATATTTGCTATAAAGAAGTGCTTGTATCTGTGATTAGGGATGTCAAAAGCAGAAATGTTTCTTGTGTATGGATTTAAAAGGGCTATTAATAAAACAATTAACAATTCTGGAATACAATCATGTAGGTGGCATTCTGTCCAGTAGAGGGCACTCGGTATGCAAGATCTCATCTAAATGACAGGTACAACATTATATATAAAAAATAGCATATATGTACTTACAACAGcttatagaataattatggctacagGTAATtaaaaaaaaacaaaacaaccaGTGGTTGAGTTTTGGAGTAATGTTGTGGTGAGTAAAATAGAGTAAAAACAGAGATAGGTAGACTGTTAGCTCCACCCTGGCTAGCCTAGGCCTTCATCAGTAGTAGTGCTGTCAGGATCATGACCACCATGGCAAGTGGGGTAGAGATCAACCTCTGTCCTGAACCACTTAGCCCACAGCAACCAAACCCACCACCACCTGCAAGAATATAGTTATATAGCATATTATAATGACTGATGTTAAGTGCACCCACTCATTACGATTATGTCAATCTTAGTTACTGTACCTGCGGCATTAACATCTGCAATTTCCGATATAGGATTATTTTGTCCTTGTTCTTGTGGTGGTAAATTTGTCCCATCTTCCTGCACTACAATCAGGGAGGTTAGCTCTGTCACAAAGTTGTACTGCAGTGCGATAGTTAGTGCTCTCTGTTCAATGTCCGCCTTGAGAGTAGCATCATCTGTGAGTAGAATCGTATGCAATAGTATGTAACGCAACATGATTGGATTGTGATTGCACGGTACATGATTATTATTCTCATATTTCTTTGATAGAGATAAGCCACCCCCGAATGagactactgtacacaaaacaaaATATGGGCGAAATGTCCAAATGGCGCGtaattaccgtattactagaatattttgctggtgaaaaacctttgcgaatgagccaatcagcagaaaatttgaccctttgcgatataactattgcgttctggcaaggatcgtgtgtatttactagtaataattaaggttttgcggattttattgttgcaaattgatcaaccctcgcaaagttcgcaaatgtttgatgctcgcaaaacattctagtaatacggtagaaGGGTGCCTTATTTCGAAATGATTATGGCATACACTGATAATAAGAACTTTGCTATaaatgtacatacacatgtattTTTAaaaagcttataattataatgtcttgctgtacctataattattgctagtattaatttttacactcactcacccgttacgagcctttgattgagcagCTGTTGAATAGTAAGGTAGGCCGTTAGCCGTTCAGTCGATGGTTCTAGTCCTCCGATTAAACTCCGTTCCCCCGTATTGACCTCACCCGTAAAACTGACCATACCCATTGTTCCTGTACCCgtgactgttacagctgcagTCTCTAGATTTGCGCAAACAGTGGCTGAAAATTTGCCCGCTATAACAATTTCAGAGCCTTTAAAGAGAATCGGAAATTCAGTGTTGGATATTTCGTCATAGCTGTTCTCTGGATAACTAATGCGTACTGTGTGTAAAATTGGAGATGAAATTTCGTCAAAGAAGCCTTCCAACTGCTGGGCCGCATCCTCGGCTTCGTATATGCGCCTCACAATTCCGTTATTATCAAGGGACAGTCGCTCTAAAAGTCTAAAATTGAGGCTGAAACCAAATCCAAGACAGTTTAGGGAAATTCTTGTGCCATGAATTAGTGTTTTTGCGTTGTTTTCAATCTCTGCTTCGTTTGTCACACCAGCTGTGGGCTCTCCGTCCGTCAGCATGACTAGTAGCGGTATGTTCATATCTACGAAGTTGCTACGCAATATATTTATCCCTTGTATAAGTCCGCCATTAAAGTTGGTACCACCGTTTGCGCTTAAGCTACGAGCAAAACTTATTCCATCCTGTTTATTTTCAGTAGTAGCCAACAGTAAATTGCTGTTCCACACGTAGACATCACTGGAAAATGTCACCATGGTGAAACGATCAGATGGTCGCAGTTCACCGATAATCGTCTCGAGGGCTTGTCTGGTTTGATCGATTTTTGTACCTGACATGGACCCAGATACGTCAATCACGAAGACAATATCCACCGGTATTTGTTCGATGCCTGAGGGGGAGAAAAACTGAGCAAAATAGCAGTTATTTACGACAATGAGGCCAGCTCCGCTTGCAGGATGGTTGACGTCAAACTCCACCTCTAAGTCACGTGCAAGTCCGAGATTATTATCGTTTTGTTCCTCAATGGAGGGTGAGTATCTGTAGAACACTTCTCGTTGTGATACTACCTCTTTGGTCAAGTAGTTTGAGCCTTCTGTGATCATTAGTTCTTGGTCGTCTATAACCCGTATATTGACTTGGAAATCTTCCACTATTTGTCCTGGATTGAGGTTGATCACTTGCTTGTATCTAGAGGCTCTCCTGACGATAAGCTCTTCATAGTTTAGGGTGAACGTGGCATTAGTGTTTGCAGCTGTGTTTATGTTTATCTGAAACAAGCTTGTCCCCCTATAGAAATAACGTGTGTCTAATGGTTAGCTTGTTTATGGCTGTATAGATAtaacatcagaggaggtctaacatgcatgtacgaatcactacaagttcagtgcattgatgttaTTGCGATCATGTGATAACACCCAGCGCcaatgcactagcacttgtaatgattcgtgcacgcttgtcggacctcctctgatagtTATGTGTGTCAAGTGTGTACATAAGATAAtttgattattattaataataatttccCCAACATTACTTGCATTTTTGACactaacaataataataataacaatagtGTCATTGTTACCTTGACTCCACCAGCCCCACATTCTCCCCTGCTGATACTCTGTCTTGGAACTCTTTCAGAGCTTCTTCTTTCTCTCTAGCCACTCCACTGTACGTCGTGTCATTCACAATCCTGTGTTCAGAGGAGGGGGGACTAaactccatgcatgcattataattatttgatatTTGATAATTAAAATTTTAATGTCGATTTTGGCTTcataaaataatgtgtacCATGTTATATACCTCTCTGTAAGTTACAGCTATATTTTAGTTACAGGCAAAAATACAAAGGTTCAGTTTAACTGCATTTGGTTTAAATGTACGTATATAGCCACGCTAGTAATACAATGTTAGCATGACGGCAATTCAGCTGTTTGTAGTAGATGTACAATTAAGCTACTTATGTTTCGTGGGCACTCACATTCTGAAGCTTGATATGAAGGCTGTCTCTGGCAGCTGTACTTGAAAGACAAGAGTTTGTGCCACAGAGTCGCTGTTACTAATAACACTGGTGATAGTGGTGACAGCATACCTGGCAACTATCAGAGAGTCCACATGAAACTTCTGATAGGCTATAGTTTGTGGGGCCTGCCTCAGGCTGAGGTTGCCTAGCACCAGGGGCAGGCAGAGGTACAGTAGGGAGAGAGCAGCTTGAGGCGACATGCTTGTTTATGTGCAGCTGGAGATTGTGTGGGAGTTACCCCAATAGTAATCATATTCATTGCATGTGTGGAATGTGCACGGTGTAATGAAACTCGCAGCATTATCCCCAAGGCAGtatgcacgtacacacacacacttctatAGCTACAGGTATCTGTACCACTTAACAGTAAGTGTTTTGCATGTCTATAACTGTTTGTATAAAGTATTACTCGAATGTTTTGTGAACAGCAAACTTTAAAAGCGTTAATCACTTCGCAataataaaatcgcaaaatccTAAACTGGTACTGATTATTATgacacacaatccttgccagaacgcaatagttagatcgcgaAGAGTcacattttctgctgattggCAAAGGGTTTTCACtcacagtaataattatggtacatatTATACAATT
This region of Halichondria panicea chromosome 12, odHalPani1.1, whole genome shotgun sequence genomic DNA includes:
- the LOC135344852 gene encoding inter-alpha-trypsin inhibitor heavy chain H4-like, whose product is MSPQAALSLLYLCLPLVLGNLSLRQAPQTIAYQKFHVDSLIVARYAVTTITSVISNSDSVAQTLVFQVQLPETAFISSFRMIVNDTTYSGVAREKEEALKEFQDRVSAGENVGLVESRGTSLFQININTAANTNATFTLNYEELIVRRASRYKQVINLNPGQIVEDFQVNIRVIDDQELMITEGSNYLTKEVVSQREVFYRYSPSIEEQNDNNLGLARDLEVEFDVNHPASGAGLIVVNNCYFAQFFSPSGIEQIPVDIVFVIDVSGSMSGTKIDQTRQALETIIGELRPSDRFTMVTFSSDVYVWNSNLLLATTENKQDGISFARSLSANGGTNFNGGLIQGINILRSNFVDMNIPLLVMLTDGEPTAGVTNEAEIENNAKTLIHGTRISLNCLGFGFSLNFRLLERLSLDNNGIVRRIYEAEDAAQQLEGFFDEISSPILHTVRISYPENSYDEISNTEFPILFKGSEIVIAGKFSATVCANLETAAVTVTGTGTMGMVSFTGEVNTGERSLIGGLEPSTERLTAYLTIQQLLNQRLVTDDATLKADIEQRALTIALQYNFVTELTSLIVVQEDGTNLPPQEQGQNNPISEIADVNAAGGGGFGCCGLSGSGQRLISTPLAMVVMILTALLLMKA